CGGCGACCAGCTGGTCGCGGGGCTGCTGGAACACCATGCCGATACTCGTCCGCGCGGCCAGGGGGTCCACGGTCACGTCCGTTCCGTCGACCGTGACAGTGCCGGACCCGGGCTCCAGCAGGGCGTTGAAGTGGCGCACGAGCGTCGTCTTCCCGCTGCCGTTGGGGCCGACGAGCAGGCAGAACTCGCCGTCCGGGATGGTCAGCGAGACGCCGTCCAGCGCGACCGCGTCGCCGAACCGGTGAGTGAGGTCGTCGACCGCTATCATGCGGTCGCCTGCTGGCGGGCGAGTACGCCCCCTTTCACCAGCGCCAGCGTGGCGGCGATCTTGATGAGGTCACCCGGCAAGACGGTGACGGCGCCCCCGATGAACGCTTCGGTAAACGTGTTCGCGGTCGAGAGCGCCAGCCACGGGACGCCGACGGCGTAGATGACCGCGAGGCCGGCCAGTAGCGCGCCGGCCTGCACCGGAAGCGAGACCTCGGTCAGCGGTCTCGGCTCCAGTCCCCGGTGGACGATGGCCCCGATGACGACCGCCGCGAGCAGGAAGCCGACGAGGTAGCCGCCGGTCGGCCCCAGCAGGTAGCCCAGCCCCGCCGCGCCGCCCGAGAACACCGGTGCGCCCGCCACGCCGACCAGCAGGTACAGCGTGAGCGCGAGCCCGCCCCAGCGCGGCCCGAGCAAGAGGCCGGCGAAGTAGGCGCCGAAGACCTGAAACGATATCGGCACCGGGAGCCCGGGCACCGGTATCGAGACGTACGCGAACGCGGCCGTCAACGCGGCCAACACCGCCGCGAGCGCGATGTTGGACACTGCCTCGTCGCCGACGAGTTCGACCGACTCCGTTCCGGACATATCCGTGACTGTCTCGTCAACCACAAAATAGCTAGCGGTTTACGAGCGGGGCAGAGCGGTCGCTGTGGGGCGGTGAAAACGAAATAGAACGGGCGATATTACCGCGCTGCAGCCGCGACGCGCTCTTTCTCTTCTTTCTGGTTGACCGAGTAGGTGCTGACGTCGTTGTTGGCGGCGCCGACGAGCAGGGAAGCGAGTGCCTCCTCGGCCGTGGTGGTGGTCTTGAACGAGCCACCGTAGGTACCCTCGGCGATGAACTTCAGGGCCTGGTCGACGCGGCGCTGGGGCGCGACGTCGACGGCCTTCGGGACCGAGATGCCACCGTACTTCAGGCGGACGGTCTCCTCACGGGGAGCGCTGTTCTCGACGGCCTGGACGAGCACCTGCACCGGGTTCTCCTCGGTGCGCTCGTGGACGATGTCGAAGGCGTCGCTGACGATGGTCGTCGCGAGCTGCTTCTTGCCGGTGTTCTCGTCGGTCTGCATCAGGCGGTTGATGAGCCGCTCGACGACGCTGATCTCGGACTTCTGGAACTGCTTGTTCGAGTGGCGCCCCATCGTGTGGGCGATCGGCGTCACCGCGATGTAGCGCTCCGTCGAGGGGTCCGAGTACTCGATGTCGGTGACGGACCACTTGCCGAACAACTCGGCGCGGGCGGTCTCTTCCTCGGCTGCCTCGTCTTCGACTGCCTCGTCTTCCGGTGCGTCCTCGGTCTCTGGGATGTCTTCGTCTCCACTCATGGTTATCGGACCGGTTTCTCCGCGTTACCGCGGACCAGTTCCAGCATCGAGACGCCGTTGACCTTCTCGACCTTGTAGTTGACACCGGAGAGGTCGCCCATCGCGCGACCCTTCGCGCCGCCGATGCCGGCGATAGTGACCTCGTCGTGCTCGTCGATAAAGGAGATAGCGCCGTCGCCGGGACAGAACGCGGTGACCTGCTTGCCGTTCTTGATGAGCTGGACACGCACGCACTTCCGGATCGCGGAGTTGGGCTGTTTCGCCTCGATACCCACCTTCTCCAGTACGATGCCTCGACCCTGCGGTGCGCCCTCGAGCGGGTCGGACTTCTTGCCGAGTCCGCGTTCGCGTCGCGCGTAATCCGAGTCGGACCACCGGTGTTTCTGGCGGTCCTTCTTCAGCTTGCGCGCGGCGTATTTGCCGTTTGCCATAGTACACGTCGGTATCCCGCCGAGCTACTTAAGACTCCTCTTTCGTCGTCGCCCTACTGCCCGTATGTGGCGTTCTCGCACGCGAACGACTCGCAATTGGGGCGCTGTCGAAGAACCGGACGCTCAGGTCAGCTCGATGCCGTCGATGTCGAAGTGCCGGCTCGCCAGCCGGCGGGCCGCGTCGATGTTGCGGCCCTCGCGGCCGATAGCCGCGCCGTGGTCGTCCTGTGGGACCTCGACGTAGGCGACGGTGTCGCCGTTCTCGGAGATGGTGACATTGTAGACGGCGGCGGGCGCGAGCGCGTTGGCGACGAAGTCCTCGGCCAGCTCTGCGTCCTCGATGAGCTTCACCTCGCGGCCCAGTCGCTCCTCGACGCGGCCCACGGTGTTGCCGCCGGGACCGATGGCGTCGGCTATCTGGCCGCGCTTGACGAGGTACACCACCTGGTCGTGGTCCTCGTCGACGACGCAATCCCGGACAGTGACGCCGGCTTCGTCCTCGAAGAGGGCGACCAGTCGTCGTGCTTCGTCCGAGATTTCGACGCCCATCAGTCCTGCGTCGTACCCATGCGGAGGTCGACGTCCCCCGTGCCGAGCTTGATGGGTTTGCCGACGATGACGTTCTCCGTGACGCCGTCGAGCTCGTCGACCTCGCCGTGGATGGCGGCGTCGAGCAGGTGGTTCACCGTCACCTCGAAGGCGGCCCGCGCGAGCACGGAGTCCTTCGAGCCGGAGATGCCGTGGCGGCCGATGGACTCGATGGTCCCCTCGTTGGTCATGATATCGGCGACCAGCATGAGGTGGCGGACGTTCACGTCGTCCAGCCCCTGCTCTTCGAGCGTGTTCATCGTCTCGTTGATGAGCGTCTCGCGGGCGGCCTCGACGCCGAGGCTCCGGTAGATCTCGTGGATGTTGTTACACGTCGTTCGGGAGGCGTCGACGCCCTCGATGCCGAGCACGTCGCCGAAATCGGAGCCCTCGGTGTAGAGGACGAACTCCTCGCCGTCTTCGAGCTCTTCCTTGCGGATGACGACGCGGGATATCTCGTCGATACCCTTGAAGACGATGTCGCGCAGCTCCTCGACCAGCTGGAGCAGGTCCCGATAGCTGGGCTCTTCGGGGCCGAACTCGATGACGGTCCCGGCCTGTCGGGTCTGGACGCCGAGGTTCGATTCGATGGTCTCGGCGATCTCCTCGGCGATGGCCTCGGTGTCGTTGACGGTGGGCCACCGCTCCTGCAGGGTCTCCTCGTTCAGGTCGATCTGGACGAGCATGTCCGCGACGTTCGTCGAGATGTCACCCAGCGCGAGGATGCGCGTGGCCTCGATCTTCCAGACGACCTCGTGGGCCCGCTCGCGGTTGTCGGCGTACTCCTCGTCCAGATGGACGGTCATCATCGGCGTGTCGGGCGTCTTGCGGGCGTCGACCAGCTCGATGAGCCGGGGGAGCCCCTGAGTCACGTCGATTTCGGCCACGCCGGCGTAGTGGAACGTGTTCATCGTCATCTGCGTTCCGGGTTCGCCGATGGACTGGGCCGAGACGGTGCCGACCGGGTCCAGCGGGTCGACGCGGGTCTGCATGTAGCGGGACTCGACGGCCTGTGCGATTCGGTCGGCGTCCTCGACGCCGACGCCGCGGGCCTCGACCGTGCTGTACACTTCGTCTTTCAGCCGGCGCGGGAGCTCCGTGTCCTCGACGACGGCTTCGATGTCTTCGGATACCATGGTCAGTCATCACCCTCGGCCATCCACCAGTCGTCGGCGTGTTCCGAGAGGTTGGTCCGCTCGGTCTTCTGTCCGAGGAAGCTCTCTTTCTGTTTCTCGCTCTCGAACTCCTCGCTGAGGACGCTGTCGGCGATCTGCTCGACGTCGACGGCGGCCTCTTCCTGGCTGGAGGAGACGTCCACCGGCGAGGTACCGTCCTCGCCGAACTCGAACTGGACGATGGTGTCGCTCGTGTCCCGGACGGTGCCGTCGT
The Halomicroarcula saliterrae genome window above contains:
- a CDS encoding biotin transporter BioY; this translates as MSGTESVELVGDEAVSNIALAAVLAALTAAFAYVSIPVPGLPVPISFQVFGAYFAGLLLGPRWGGLALTLYLLVGVAGAPVFSGGAAGLGYLLGPTGGYLVGFLLAAVVIGAIVHRGLEPRPLTEVSLPVQAGALLAGLAVIYAVGVPWLALSTANTFTEAFIGGAVTVLPGDLIKIAATLALVKGGVLARQQATA
- a CDS encoding 30S ribosomal protein S7; the encoded protein is MSGDEDIPETEDAPEDEAVEDEAAEEETARAELFGKWSVTDIEYSDPSTERYIAVTPIAHTMGRHSNKQFQKSEISVVERLINRLMQTDENTGKKQLATTIVSDAFDIVHERTEENPVQVLVQAVENSAPREETVRLKYGGISVPKAVDVAPQRRVDQALKFIAEGTYGGSFKTTTTAEEALASLLVGAANNDVSTYSVNQKEEKERVAAAAR
- a CDS encoding 30S ribosomal protein S12; protein product: MANGKYAARKLKKDRQKHRWSDSDYARRERGLGKKSDPLEGAPQGRGIVLEKVGIEAKQPNSAIRKCVRVQLIKNGKQVTAFCPGDGAISFIDEHDEVTIAGIGGAKGRAMGDLSGVNYKVEKVNGVSMLELVRGNAEKPVR
- a CDS encoding NusA-like transcription termination signal-binding factor gives rise to the protein MGVEISDEARRLVALFEDEAGVTVRDCVVDEDHDQVVYLVKRGQIADAIGPGGNTVGRVEERLGREVKLIEDAELAEDFVANALAPAAVYNVTISENGDTVAYVEVPQDDHGAAIGREGRNIDAARRLASRHFDIDGIELT
- the rpoA2 gene encoding DNA-directed RNA polymerase subunit A'', whose translation is MVSEDIEAVVEDTELPRRLKDEVYSTVEARGVGVEDADRIAQAVESRYMQTRVDPLDPVGTVSAQSIGEPGTQMTMNTFHYAGVAEIDVTQGLPRLIELVDARKTPDTPMMTVHLDEEYADNRERAHEVVWKIEATRILALGDISTNVADMLVQIDLNEETLQERWPTVNDTEAIAEEIAETIESNLGVQTRQAGTVIEFGPEEPSYRDLLQLVEELRDIVFKGIDEISRVVIRKEELEDGEEFVLYTEGSDFGDVLGIEGVDASRTTCNNIHEIYRSLGVEAARETLINETMNTLEEQGLDDVNVRHLMLVADIMTNEGTIESIGRHGISGSKDSVLARAAFEVTVNHLLDAAIHGEVDELDGVTENVIVGKPIKLGTGDVDLRMGTTQD